In Diabrotica undecimpunctata isolate CICGRU chromosome 4, icDiaUnde3, whole genome shotgun sequence, a single genomic region encodes these proteins:
- the LOC140439104 gene encoding uncharacterized protein: MATISIFGLVLVLFFENVLCGYYPVGMGMGGGGNLVGTGGKMMGGGMMGGGMMGGGMMGAEMGMMGGEGGGMMAAGGAGMMGAGGAGMMGAGGAGMMGAGGAGMMGAGAGMMGGGGAGMMGAGGAGMMTKGAMMGGGMGMGGAGIGMGGGGLHTNIGAGTGMMGAGMMGGAGMMGGTGMMGAGMMGAGAGMMGGGGMMGGGMMGGGMMGGGMHHGYGGSEVDGGQYSKGNQNLNDLRYQQAHGNQGGQYNNGQGGYNQGEVAAKDMKGDSGYYSGANGGKNVYEDGNTYHGAQKYDQEGKNEGAESMMKGHKKGHKIKGFKNSHQKQESGKTEEFYDEDHDEGGNYMFNNRAGSFGENAGNAYKGGKEDGKFSTGEAKKEGHFNQQYLFDKANGGQGRYGEAKYGNSGSIYGLNNGAGVNSMAGHHHSSKFFKHHPFYKYYY, translated from the exons ATGGCAACCATCAGTATATTCGGattagttttagttttatttttcgaAAATGTTCTGTGCGGTTACTATCCGGTGGGTATGGGAATGGGCGGCGGAGGCAATTTAGTTGGAACCGGCGGTAAAATGATGGGCGGCGGGATGATGGGCGGCGGAATGATGGGTGGTGGAATGATGGGTGCAGAAATGGGTATGATGGGAGGCGAAGGGGGTGGTATGATGGCCGCAGGTGGAGCTGGAATGATGGGGGCAGGTGGAGCTGGAATGATGGGGGCAGGTGGAGCTGGAATGATGGGTGCAGGTGGAGCGGGAATGATGGGTGCAGGAGCAGGAATGATGGGTGGAGGAGGAGCTGGTATGATGGGAGCCGGAGGAGCAGGAATGATGACTAAAGGTGCGATGATGGGAGGTGGAATGGGAATGGGAGGTGCTGGAATAG GTATGGGCGGAGGAGGTCTCCATACAAACATCGGAGCCGGAACCGGAATGATGGGAGCAGGAATGATGGGGGGAGCTGGAATGATGGGAGGTACCGGAATGATGGGCGCTGGCATGATGGGAGCTGGCGCTGGAATGATGGGAGGCGGTGGGATGATGGGCGGTGGTATGATGGGCGGTGGTATGATGGGTGGTGGTATGCACCATGGCTACGGAGGTTCAGAGGTCGATGGAGGGCAGTACAGTAAAGGAAACCAAAATTTAAACGATTTAAG gtatCAACAAGCTCATGGTAATCAAGGCGGTCAGTACAATAATGGACAGGGTGGCTATAATCAGGGAGAAGTAGCCGCAAAAGATATGAAGGGAGATTCTGGATACTACAGTGGCGCCAATGGCGGTAAAAATGTCTATGAAGATGGAAATACCTACCACGGAGCACAGAAATATGACCAAGAAG gTAAAAATGAAGGAGCTGAGAGTATGATGAAAGGTCACAAGAAAGGACATAAAATTAAGGGATTCAAGAACTCTCACCAAAAACAAGAATCCGGAAAGACAGAAGAATTCTATGATGAGGATCACGACGAGGGTGGCAACTACATGTTCAACAACCGAGCTGGCAGCTTTGGAGAGAATGCAGGCAATGCCTATAAAGGAGGTAAAGAGGACGGCAAATTCTCCACCGGAGAAGCGAAGAAGGAGGGACATTTCAATCAACAGTATCTATTTGATAAGGCCAATGGAGGCCAAGGAAG ATATGGAGAAGCGAAGTACGGAAACAGTGGATCTATTTACGGTCTCAACAACGGAGCCGGAGTTAATAGCATGGCAGGTCATCACCACTCAAGCAAGTTCTTTAAGCATCAtcctttttataaatactattattAA
- the LOC140439107 gene encoding uncharacterized protein produces MFIAKCTVIFLCILQSQAKFYETDVGPYGYGRYSTHEYDPDVEYPYGLSYKRYPYQDIVVPKVVEYEGKVPGPIGLEYGSAGGLGYPAGYGKLGYGGYGHRPFVGAPVGISKGIGYGYGPGIGYSHIAPYGPGVLAHHGPYGISQVDKGIYSDGKQNVVGEHYNHLNGHNGESLNHGDAGYSAGEVALKDIKGDSAHFIDSDGLKTGHHEGKNFYGGEHFNTEGKHGNERTLNANHNKGHNIKGFKKSHHLDETGKTEEFYDQDHDEGGNYAFNGKFGKFGEGGGEAFKGGFNDGRFKSGEATKEGHYGNEYFQDKTQGNHGKFGGNKFAQNEQAYGLNKGFGEHGLTGHHENSRLYKNFPEYGYY; encoded by the exons ATGTTCATAGCCAAGTGTACCGTAATATTCCTCTGCATCCTGCAATCACAAGCCAAATTTTACGAAACAGATGTAGGTCCATACGGCTACGGCCGCTACAGCACACACGAATACGACCCCGACGTAGAATATCCGTACGGTCTTAGCTACAAGAGGTACCCATACCAGGATATAGTAGTTCCAAAAGTCGTTGAATATGAAGGTAAAGTTCCTGGACCGATAGGACTCGAATATGGATCTGCAGGAGGATTGGGCTATCCGGCTGGATATGGAAAATTGGGATACGGAGGCTATGGACACAGACCGTTCGTTGGTGCTCCTGTTGGAATTAGCAAAGGAATAGGTTATGG CTATGGTCCAGGAATTGGCTATTCTCATATTGCTCCGTACGGACCGGGAGTACTTGCCCACCATGGACCTTATGGTATTTCCCAAGTTGACAAAGGAATCTACAGTGATGGAAAACAAAACGTCGTAGGAGAACATTACAATCACTTGAATGGACATAACGGGGAATCTTTGAATCACGGAGATGCTGGATACAGCGCCGGAGAAGTAGCTCTTAAAGACATTAAGGGAGATTCAGCCCATTTTATAGATTCTGATGGGCTTAAGACAGGACACCACGAAGGAAAGAACTTTTATGGTGGAGAACATTTCAATACTGaag GAAAACATGGCAACGAAAGAACATTAAACGCAAATCACAACAAAGGACATAACATTAAAGGCTTTAAGAAATCTCATCACTTAGACGAAACGGGTAAAACTGAGGAGTTTTATGATCAAGATCATGATGAAGGTGGCAATTATGCTTTTAATGGCAAATTTGGAAAATTCGGTGAAGGAGGTGGAGAAGCTTTTAAAGGAGGTTTCAATGACGGAAGGTTTAAATCAG GCGAAGCTACTAAAGAAGGCCATTACGGAAACGAATACTTCCAAGATAAGACCCAAGGAAACCATGGAAAATTCGGCGGAAACAAATTTGCCCAAAATGAACAGGCTTATGGACTTAACAAAGGATTTGGAGAGCACGGGTTGACTGGACACCATGAAAATAGCAGGCTCTACAAGAATTTCCCGGAATATGGATATTACTAG
- the LOC140439111 gene encoding uncharacterized protein, with the protein MSTMTRVIISSTIVSVVLNSVFGFGPFDFHSHSNHYYPKFLNDHQFKGLFKPHLGGSSVDEDSFSKGSKGLSGNQFVAQRGIAGEDIKHGDSGIYKGEGALKGLKGESEYYFDSDGVNKEHSDGKEYYGGQHFGNEAKSKDEKAIKQGHRKGHKVTGFSTSHHNDETGKTEEYYDEAHDEAGGEAFEGKSGGFGEAGNSAFKGEHHDGGFKGEEVKKGVHFDKGSGLHEVSKDEKHFGEAKFGGNDKAFSEHKVLDNGGLSEYSGSNKYVRHHPEFYV; encoded by the exons ATGTCAACAATGACTCGCGTAATAATATCTAGTACTATTGTCTCAGTGGTGTTAAATTCCGTCTTCGGATTTGGCCCTTTTGATTTCCATTCACATAGTAATCACTATTATCCGAAGTTTCTAAATGATCACCAGTTTAAAGGTCTCTTCAAACCACATCTTGGCGGTTCCTCTGTCGATGAAGACAGTTTCAGTAAAGGAAGTAAAGGTTTAAGTGGCAACCAATTCGTTGCGCAGCGTGGTATAGCTGGAGAAGACATAAAACACGGAGATTCCGGTATTTACAAAGGAGAAGGTGCTTTGAAGGGTTTGAAAGGTGAATCTGAATATTATTTTGATAGCGATGGAGTAAACAAGGAACACAGCGATGGGAAAGAATACTATGGAGGACAGCATTTTGGAAATGaag CTAAATCGAAAGACGAAAAGGCCATTAAACAAGGTCACCGAAAGGGCCATAAAGTTACAGGATTCTCGACCTCTCACCATAATGACGAAACAGGAAAAACTGAAGAATATTACGACGAGGCACATGACGAAGCAGGCGGTGAAGCTTTCGAAGGAAAATCTGGGGGTTTCGGTGAAGCTGGAAACTCTGCTTTCAAAGGAGAACACCATGATGGGGGATTTAAAGGGGAAGAGGTAAAGAAGGGAGTACATTTTGATAAAGGATCTGGTTTGCATGAAGTCAGTAAAGATGAAAAGCATTTTGGAGAGGCTAAGTTTGGAGGAAACGATAAGGCTTTTTCGGAACATAAAGTACTCGACAATGGAGGGCTCAGTGAATATAGTGGATCTAATAAATATGTAAGACACCATCCAGAATTTTATGTTTAA
- the LOC140438056 gene encoding uncharacterized protein — MGLGAYTSGGKMLGFGGMGGMKSMGGMGGMGGMGGMGGMGGMGGMGYGGLGFGGGIKQLGGMDESSSSFGEGKKAFDDIFFKKGFGSQGGQFGMGQSGFSKGDGLLKNIKGDLGFYSGAQGGKNIFTDGKGYYGTQHFGSNGKNAGEANAKQGHKNGRTVKGFHTQHESNEASNTEEVYDEEHDEADKKAIKNAEGEFGKKAEESYKGEKGDSKFEAEEGKKAGTFVNKMEEAKASAGNGKFGEGKFGTGGSQFNVNKGGDINGNSGHHAANKMFKTFKV; from the exons ATGGGGTTGGGTGCGTACACGTCCGGTGGAAAGATGTTGGGGTTCGGTGGGATGGGGGGTATGAAAAGTATGGGCGGTATGGGTGGTATGGGTGGTATGGGTGGCATGGGTGGCATGGGTGGCATGGGAGGAATGGGTTATGGAG gtttaggttttggCGGAGGCATAAAACAATTAGGCGGTATGGACGAAAGCAGTAGCAGTTTCGGCGAAGGTAAAAAAGCTTTCGATGACATATTCTTCAAGAAAGGCTTTGGTAGCCAAGGAGGACAATTTGGGATGGGTCAATCAGGATTTTCAAAAGGAGATGGATTATTGAAAAACATTAAGGGCGATTTGGGGTTTTACAGCGGAGCCCAAGGCGGAAAAAACATTTTTACCGACGGAAAAGGGTATTATGGAACTCAACATTTCGGATCTAACG GAAAAAATGCTGGAGAAGCTAACGCTAAACAAGGGCATAAAAACGGAAGAACTGTGAAAGGATTTCACACCCAACATGAATCCAACGAAGCAAGTAACACTGAGGAAGTATATGATGAAGAACACGATGAAGCCGAtaaaaaagcaattaaaaatgCTGAAG GTGAATTTGGTAAGAAAGCTGAGGAATCATACAAAGGGGAAAAGGGAGATTCCAAATTTGAAGCAGAAGAAGGTAAAAAGGCGGGCACGTTTGTGAATAAGATGGAGGAAGCTAAAGCAAGTGCAGGTAATGGAAAATTTGGTGAAGGTAAATTTGGAACTGGTGGATCACAGTTTAACGTTAACAAAGGAGGAGATATCAATGGCAATTCTGGACATCATGCtgctaataaaatgtttaagactTTTAAAGTATAG